AAAAGCATAATCCAGAATGCCAACATAAATTATACATCTGCCTTACTTTTTATCACAGAAGTAGTTTCCGCCTTTCAAGACCACAAATGTAAAAAGACACTTGTCAATATCTCTTCAGGAGCGGCTAAAAGTGTCCGTTATGGGTGGTCTCTTTACTGTGCAGCAAAAGCCGGAATGGAGAATTTTATCCGTGCTTTGGCAAATGAGCAGAGCCGGGAAACTCACCCCTTTACAGTTGTAAATATAAACCCGGGACTTGTTGACACCGAAATGCAAACTACTATACGCAATACCAGCAAAGAGGATTTTCCCGATAAGGACCTCTTTTTAAAAAGAAAGGAAAAGGGCGAACTGCGCAATCCCCGGGAAACTGCATCTGAACTTTTCAGGATTGTGGAAGAATACAGCCTGGAGAATGGCAGCAGTATCAGTCTTGCCTTTTAGCAGGGTTTAAAGGGACAGACAAATTTGTCCACTCAGGGACGGGGAAGAGAGCTGGGAAAAAACAAAAACAAATCCTTATCCCTGATTGATCAAATCTATACACCTGTTTACGATATCCCTGCCAATCTCTTTGGATACCAGATCATTGGCACCTCTTTTTATCGCCTCCTTCTGATAGCGGGAAACCTCATGGCCGGTAACTATCATAATTTTCACCGATGGGTACTTTTGACGGATCTGTTCTGTGAGATCAAGTCCTGTTATACCCGGAAGTGAAATGTCGATAATCATCAGATCAGGAGTGCTCTGAGCCGCCCTTTCCAAAGCCTTCTCACCGCTGTCAACATCTTCGATCTGGATATCTTCCGTTTTTCTGAACAAACGCTTGTAGAGAATTCTCAAGTCCT
This window of the Chitinispirillum alkaliphilum genome carries:
- a CDS encoding Two-component response regulator yesN; this translates as MKKILVVEDNEDLRILYKRLFRKTEDIQIEDVDSGEKALERAAQSTPDLMIIDISLPGITGLDLTEQIRQKYPSVKIMIVTGHEVSRYQKEAIKRGANDLVSKEIGRDIVNRCIDLINQG
- a CDS encoding short chain dehydrogenase, coding for MRLAIFTGGSRGLGAALCKIFKDNGFELIEFSRSAPYPYSVQTDLSDPGSASAKFSEALSVLSAKTWKEIVVFNNAGTILPVGPTGKKEPKSIIQNANINYTSALLFITEVVSAFQDHKCKKTLVNISSGAAKSVRYGWSLYCAAKAGMENFIRALANEQSRETHPFTVVNINPGLVDTEMQTTIRNTSKEDFPDKDLFLKRKEKGELRNPRETASELFRIVEEYSLENGSSISLAF